The window CCAGCAGCGAGGCCGACTGAGTCGCGAATCAAGCGGCCATCAAAACGCGGCAGGTCAACTCGCCAAATCGAAACCGGTGGTTTAAACTGCCGCTCGTCGCCATCGAGCGACCCTCCTCTCGCGCCCATAGCTCAGCTGGATAGAGCAACGGACTTCTAATCCGTAGGTCGGTGGTTCGAATCCACCTGGGCGTGCCTTTCCGCCGATCCTGATTCCTCAGCACCGATCAGGATCGGCTTTTTGCTGGGTTTCGAGTCATCGTCGATGGCTCCTGCTTTCCTCCGTTCAGCACGGACGACACCGCCCGCGACACCTTCGACCGATTCTTCGATTGCTCGCTGCCAATGAGTTTCGGTCGTCAAAGTCGAACCGCGGTATCGCCCATTCGCCAGGAGGAGCCGTCTCGGTCGTAGAGAGCGTACTACTATCAAGATTGCTTTTAAGTGCGAGAACCAGTTCGTCGAACTTTGAGTCTCCAATCAGGCACAAACCGCTCAGCGTCGTCGATTGCGTCTTCTGCTTCGTCATCGTTTGCGCCAACAGAATTGCGAAGCAGTTCGAGGTTCATCGTTATGGTGTGAGTGACGGGGGGAACGTCCACCGGCACCGAGCGTTGAGGGTAAAGCTAACCATCAGGAAACGCACTGACGCCGTTCCGCCGCAAGGCATGTCTATCCACAGTCTGCCGTCAGCCAGTCGAGCACGAACGTCGAGTAACCTTCCCAAGTCTCGGGAAAACGTGTGACGTTCGGAATGTGGTTAACTTCAAGCAAGTGGGGGACGCCATTGGTGTCAACGATGTAGTCGTTTGCAGCGATCTCAAGCCCGAATCCGCGTGCGACGGCACGCGTATCATCAACTAAAGCGGAATCGAGATCAATCAAAGAAGCGGTGTCGTGGTGAATAGACTTCAGCCAGTCGTCACCCTCGAGGCGAATCTGCCACGCACTGTCGCCAATAACAACGACGCGAATGGCCTCGCCAGAAACGAATGGTTCGACAATGGAGGCATTCTCGGTCACCATCGAATCGTCAAATCGTTCTTTGTTCTCGCCACAATGCCAGTTGCCCCATTTTGCGACGGACGGCCCACTGGCAATGTATTCAAGGCCAGGTGATGAGTATCCACGCGGAGGATCCGCAAACGACGCAAAACGCAAAGCACGGGCTAAGCATGGCAATTTGAGCCGACAGTCCATCATTGCCGCGGCGTTCGGCAAGCATTCACCGGCCCAGATAGCTAGCCCAGTGATGAAGTCGTGATCGTCAGCGAAGATGCCGTGAAAGACCATTCGCGAAATCGGAAGGAGCCGAGCGCCACTCGCGGGTTGGACAAAGAGCTGGCGATCACGAACCATCATTTGCGGCAATAGCTCGTGGCACACCATAGGGCCACCGTAGCGCTGTTTGATGTCGGCGAGTTCGTCAGCGTCTAGGCCAATGATGCAGGGTAGTGGTTGCATGTGATTTCTTTACTCGGGAAACGTCGGGCATCACCGGAGACGAACGGAAAGGCAACCACAGCCAAAACACGTTTTCTAGTCCTCCGCGTGCATCCCGTGGTTCGCCGTCAATTGTACAGTTTCGAATCGTCGAATATGTCACACAAATACGCGGCAACGCTGTCGGGAAAACCACAGCGGGTCATCCCGTGACATAGTCCGGCATAGTATGCAGTGTTGATATGAACCGGAAGATATTTAGAAAGGATTGCTAGGTTGGGATCAGGAGTCTTGCGTTTGCGATAGTTTTGCACTGCTTTCTGAGTGGAGATCTGGAAAGCGTCTTGATCGCAGTCGTAGATCGCTTGCACCATGTTTGCAAGGAGTCGTATTCGAGTTTTTCGGCTCTCGGAACACCGCGAGAGTTTTCGAACGAAACCAGGCTTGAGACTACCCTGAAAGAGACCGGCAGTAACCAGTGTCAGTTCTTGAATCTCGTTGTCGAGCGGACCTTCGTAGCCCGGTTTCTTACGGGGCGTTGCCCATTGACAGAGCCGTGCCATTTTTCGGTTCATGCCTAAGAAAGCGCAGGCAAATATGCCTTCGCTGAGTGGCCGGTACCAACCCTCAAGGCTTGTTCTTCCAGCGTCGAAGTCGTCGATTGCAGCATCAACTGAATCATTCGCTAGCTCGATAAGCGTAGGGACCGGGACGTTCGCACCCAAATGCCGAGCGCGTATCAATTCGCAACAGATATGCAGGTTGCGTTTGCTGCGGACGTCTTCTTCAGCATGTCGGAGCAGTGACTCCACGAGTTCTTGAAGTGAAAAAGCGACATGGAATCCTATTTCGCGCGCTGCATCATTTAGCGGTTCCTGTGGTACGCCTGGCGGAATAGTCTCTTGCCCACCTCGAGTGATTTTGCGAACTTTTTTGCCGATCTTGTTTACTTGATCCCGCAGTTGTTGTTTGGCTTCGTCGAGCTCTGCTTGCCCGTCGGGCGACAGCGGCGTGTAGTATTTCTCAGCCGTGCCTTTAAATACATCAATGAAATGCGGTTTCGACGTAATGTCGACACCAACCCGCTTGCTCAGTTCTGACAGCATTTCGTCCTGCCAAAAGCGAAGGCTTTTGCGTTTCTGCGTCTCACTAACGGAAGACGCGAGTTTATAGAGAGCATCGCGATCGAAAAGCTTTTCGGCCGCGGCAAGTATTTTGGCGCGAGTAATATCATCCATAGCGATGTAGCATCATGCGATTTGCGTCGGCGAACGGGAAGCATCTGCGTGGTGGCGGAAACCAGATTTGCAGTTGCTGGAGGTCTCTACCGTCACTCCACGGCATGAATTGGTTATTGCGTGATGTGAATTCACGCATCCTGCGTTAGAGACCGAAAGTGTAAAGGAAGTACATGCCGACGAGACAAACCAACGTGTGCGGGAGCGTCAATGGAATGAGTTGAGCAACCCGAGGGAAACGAATGAACGCAGGTACCATTGAAAGCCCGCCGATATAGAGCCCGTTTGCGTATAGCGTTACGACCTGTTCGCCCTCCCCTAGATCGCTAAAACGGTCGGAGAGCCAGAGCAAAGATGCAAACAGAAACAGCGGAACGAAACACACTGCAGCACCGATATAGCGAGATCTGAAGTAGCAGCCCACAAATGCGCCAACAGCGGCAAAAGTCACAACAAACGGAACAGCAATCAACGAAATGTAAGCGTCTTCATCGGTCGCCAACGACAACAATGTGCCAGTTAACGCAAACGCTCCAATTACGATCAGCCCAAGAGCGGCAAAACCAAGTGACGCCCAAGTAATCGCAATCGCGTCTACGGCCCAATGCAGGTGCGTAGGCGTGTGCAACCGTGCGACAGTCGTGTCAGCTGATGAGTATGGATTCAATGCGTGGTGCGTTTGGTGAGGTGCATTTCAGTCGGACAAAGAATTTAAGAAGTCCGTGGTATGAGGCGAGTCGGTTGCTGCACGCTGCTGACCAGGCCGTGACCGTTCTCTTTCGAGACGTCACTATCAACACTTCTTGCACGTTGACACCTCAAATCACGGAGACCTCTCATGTTGATAGCGATGACCGGACTACGGCGAACGATCATCCAATTCGGAAACACGAGTCCGCGTTTACGTGTTCATTGCTTGGTTCACCCATTCCGTGAATTCAAATCCGAAACGCAATTTTTCGCGAAATCACTGGGAGAGCGACGCCGGTGTCTGATAGCCGTGTCGTTTACGAGGTCGTAGGTTTAGCAGCATAGCGGCTTTGCGAACCTGCTGCCAGCTGATCGAACCATAGTCCACTCCCTTTGGATAGTACTGACGCAGAAGACCATTGGTGTTCTCATTGGTCCTTCGTTGGCCACTACAGTATGGATCGGCGAAGAACACCATGACTTTGAACCAAGTAAAAAGAAATGGATGGTAGAAGAATTCGGTGCCATTGTCGAAGGTCATTGTCTTGATGTATTCCTTCGGCACCTTCTTGAACATCGACCGAATCGTATCCATCACCAAACGCGATAACTTCTTTTGGCAGCGACCAACTAAGGTGTAGCCAGTCTTGCGGTCCACGGCGGTTACCAGGTAGCCAGTGCTCTTCTTGCAGACCACCAAATCGAGTTCCCAGTCGCCAACCCGTTTCCGGTTGCTGGCGACTTTTGGGCGGTCGTGAATTGACACACGGTCAGTAGCCTGTTTGCGAATGAATCCCGGCTTTTGCTTGCGATTGCGACGCCCGCTTCGCCGCATCACTTTGCGAATTGGGTAGTTTCGATCCAAAGACCATAGATACTTGTAGATCGTTTGATGGCTGATTTGCTGCTTAAGATGTGCATAGCTGACTGAGCCCGCATGAGTTGTTGGGATTTGAAGCTCCAAACAGCTTGGCGGGCTCAGTCGGTGTTTCGCCAGGGGGCGTTGAAAAACCTTTCGTTTTTTCAACGCTCTGAAAATTGCGTTTCGGGTTTGAATTCACGTTCTTCAGCTAGCCGGTGGGCAACGCGCCAGTATTGGCACGAACGTATTCAGCGAGCAGCCGGAATGTCTCATCTGATGATTCAAAGTATAGAGTGTCTGCAGTCTCAAATCCAAGCAGTGCTTTGATCATCGAAAGCGGTAATCGAAGCCTGTTTAACGGTCGCGAGATCGCGGACGTGGGGCGAATCCACAAAGTGCCACGAAGAAATCGGGAGAATGCTCGATGTGCTTGTTCAGCGCCGATTGTTGCATGCGATTCGGGCATGAGTGTGCAGAGGTCGAAGTCAGCATCCTTTCGTTCGAGCAAAAATTGGAATCCGCCGTTCGAAATTCGAGCGTGTGCTTGGTTGACCGCGAGCACAATTTGATGCGGCTTGGGGATCGAGTAAATGTCGAGTTGGTTGCCGTGAAGTTTCAGTATTCGCTCGACAGTATCACCCACCAGCTCAGAGTCGGAGTCGTCGATCATTCAAACGTTGTAGCAACGGTCTTGGGGTTAGTCGGGGAACGTCACCCATCAGCGGGCTCGCGGAGATAATTAATCACTGCCAAGCCGCCTGATCGCGTGCTCCGTTGCATGGGATGGTTCGTCGTGATCATCATTCGACCAAGAATCCGTTCTCGATTTCGATGACCGGCAGCCTAAATCTCTCATCTGGCCCAGACGGAAGCACGAGCGTTACGCCGAGGCACTCGATTGGTGGCTCGCCGGGCGTAGATCCTTTGTAGTACACATCGTGGTCGAAGAACGTATTGCGCGGGAGTCGGTGACTACTCTGTATCTTCTTGAGCAGCGTCGTTACGTGCTCTGGAGTATTCCCCAGCGACAGCGTCGATTGAATAGCTTGTAGGACCGCATTCTCGTCGAGCAGCGTGCTATCGACTTTGACTGTATCCGAGATCTGATCGTTGAACTGAGCGACTGCTTGTGGCAGCGGAGTCGAATCCAGCCAGTCAAATAGGGGGCGTGCGATCGCCAACGCAACTGCCGCTACTGCGACAATCAAGATCAATGTCCGTAATTGGTATCGAACGAGTCTTGACTGCCGTTTCGAATTCTGTGTCATCAAAGAATATGCTGTAGGTACGGCGAACATTGCGGATCACCGCGTGGGGAGAGAAAAGTCATCCATTTGAAAATGGCCGCAAGCCCCACTCCGGCGCATCCGAGGGTTATCCGGTCAGTTCGAGTCGATCGTTGAGCATCCGGTCGTACCAGTCGCGACGGAAGTCAAGCAGCGATTCGTGGATAACCTCATGCGGTTCTCCACCCTCTTGGTCAAACCAAATCACCTGCCCCCGCGTGAAGCCGTGCCCATCCCTGACGACGTAGCACAAGTGGTCGCCACCGCCGTTGTCCAGGAAGGGAAGCTACGCAGGCTGCCAGTGCTCGGATGGCCAACCTTCGGAAAGGGCCATGTCAGTGAGCATTGTGTGGGTCGCCATGGACTCACGCAACGTCATGAATGTCAGATTCAATAACAGTTCGGTAAAGTCGCCGGATTGCTGACCGTTGTGCCACCGATAAAGTTCGGCGAACTCCTCAGGGAGCGTGCAGCAGTACACAGTGGCCGCCGCTGCCAGTTCGGAATGAGTAGCAGGTGGTTGAAGTAGCCGGTGGTAGTCGAGCCGGTTTGCCACGAGCCAATCGTCGAGTTGCTGATAGGAAGCCATGGTTCAGTCCGATAGCTCGATCCTCACCTGTTGTACCGGGTGAGATCATGTGTTGGAGGATGTTCCGGACGGTTCAGTGGTGAGAATGAGTCTTGAGGGGGCGATTTGTCCTCGCCTGTTCCCATCCCAACGGGATCTATTGTCCCGGTTGCCCATGTGCAAGGCAAGGTTCCACTGATTCGTTCGCTGACGATCATAGGCCGATCAATCGCGGTTTTGACTGCTGCCCACTGGTACGCGGTCACCGATCGAGAAAATGAATCGCCGGTGCTGATGGCTGTTCGCGGAAGGCGAATTAC of the Rhodopirellula baltica SH 1 genome contains:
- a CDS encoding IS30 family transposase, with amino-acid sequence MELQIPTTHAGSVSYAHLKQQISHQTIYKYLWSLDRNYPIRKVMRRSGRRNRKQKPGFIRKQATDRVSIHDRPKVASNRKRVGDWELDLVVCKKSTGYLVTAVDRKTGYTLVGRCQKKLSRLVMDTIRSMFKKVPKEYIKTMTFDNGTEFFYHPFLFTWFKVMVFFADPYCSGQRRTNENTNGLLRQYYPKGVDYGSISWQQVRKAAMLLNLRPRKRHGYQTPASLSQ
- a CDS encoding DMP19 family protein encodes the protein MIDDSDSELVGDTVERILKLHGNQLDIYSIPKPHQIVLAVNQAHARISNGGFQFLLERKDADFDLCTLMPESHATIGAEQAHRAFSRFLRGTLWIRPTSAISRPLNRLRLPLSMIKALLGFETADTLYFESSDETFRLLAEYVRANTGALPTG
- a CDS encoding SMI1/KNR4 family protein, whose protein sequence is MASYQQLDDWLVANRLDYHRLLQPPATHSELAAAATVYCCTLPEEFAELYRWHNGQQSGDFTELLLNLTFMTLRESMATHTMLTDMALSEGWPSEHWQPA